TCTCGATAACCTGGACGCGTAGTCTGTCCAATTGATTTGCGCGATGAAAGAACTGCCGGTGACGCAGAGGGTCCTCGGTCGCGTGCTGCAAATGCAGGCAAGCCAGCATGGCGACCGTCCCTTTCTCGATTTCAGGGGCGAGGTTGTTGTTTCCTACAAGCAACTTGATGAATTCGCTAACCGGTTTGCTCATGGTTTCTTGAAGCGGGGAATTAGAAAGGGTATGAAGGTGGCCATTATGCTGCCAAACTGCCCTGAATACCTCTACTGCTGGTTCGGCTTGGCAAAAATCGGGGCCGTTATGGTCCCCATCAACACGGCGCACAAGGGCGATTTGCTTCAATATATGCTCAATCAGTCTGATGCTGAAGCGGTCGTCACCAATATCGAATTATTGCCACGCCTTCGGGCGATTGAGCACAAGTTGGCTAAGACCAGACAAATGATTGTACACGGCTGGCAGGGTGATTTTGAGCCCTTGTCAATCAAGACGTCAACCTTGGCTGAGTTCGTGAAGGCGCCAGCCGAGTCGCCGCATGTTGAAGTACGTCATTCAGATCCGATGAGCATCCTGTTTACCAGTGGTACAACAGGACCGTCAAAAGGCGTGGTCATGTCGCACCACTATTACTATCACGCTGCGAAAACGATCGGCAGTAGCATGGGTGATGGTCCGAATGATGTGCTTTACACATGTTTGCCTCTGTTTCATGTCAATGCCCAGGTGTGTACGGTGCTGGCTGCTCTGCTATTTGACGCGCGCGTGGCTATGTACGAGCATTTTAGCGCCAGTTCGTTTTGGCATGAGATCCGCCGTTCGCGAGCAACGGTTTTTCTGGCGCTTGGCATGATGGGCAATATCCTCTACAAAGCGCCGCCACGTTCAGATGATGCCGACAACCACGTGCGGCTGGCCATGGTGGTCCCACCGCCAGAAGACTTAGCGGGGTTTGAGCAACGCTTTGGGCTGCAGGTTGTCTATGAAACATTCGGCATGACTGAAGGGATTGTTGCC
This genomic stretch from Blastocatellia bacterium harbors:
- a CDS encoding ATP-dependent acyl-CoA ligase, translated to MKELPVTQRVLGRVLQMQASQHGDRPFLDFRGEVVVSYKQLDEFANRFAHGFLKRGIRKGMKVAIMLPNCPEYLYCWFGLAKIGAVMVPINTAHKGDLLQYMLNQSDAEAVVTNIELLPRLRAIEHKLAKTRQMIVHGWQGDFEPLSIKTSTLAEFVKAPAESPHVEVRHSDPMSILFTSGTTGPSKGVVMSHHYYYHAAKTIGSSMGDGPNDVLYTCLPLFHVNAQVCTVLAALLFDARVAMYEHFSASSFWHEIRRSRATVFLALGMMGNILYKAPPRSDDADNHVRLAMVVPPPEDLAGFEQRFGLQVVYETFGMTEGIVAPPVITTPRRPGCCGKPAAETQVQIVDDEDNPVGPRQIGEIVMRPAEPYTMMSEYYNMPEETLQSFRNLWFHTGDLGYMDEDGYLYFVGRKKEAIRRRGENISAFEVEQIVNQHPSVLESAAIAVPSEWSEDDVKIVVVLKEGEQLEPEELIRFCESRMAYFMVPRYVEFRHELPKTPTQRVEKYKLQAEGNGPKTWDRERGGYRLNR